Proteins encoded by one window of Dendropsophus ebraccatus isolate aDenEbr1 chromosome 4, aDenEbr1.pat, whole genome shotgun sequence:
- the CSNK2A2 gene encoding casein kinase II subunit alpha', with protein MPGPQAGSRARVYADVNSLRSREYWDYEAHVPNWGNQEDYQLVRKLGRGKYSEVFEAINITNNERVVVKILKPVKKKKIKREVKILENLRGGTNIIRLLDTIKDPVSKTPALVFEYINNTDFKQLYQILTDYDIRYYMYELLKALDYCHSQGVMHRDVKPHNVMIDHQQKKLRLIDWGLAEFYHPAQEYNVRVASRYFKGPELLVDYQMYDYSLDMWSLGCMLASMIFRKEPFFHGQDNYDQLVRIAKVLGTDDLYGYLKKYHIELDPHFNDILGQHSRKRWENFLHSENRHLVSAEALDMLDKLLRYDHQQRLTAREAMEHPYFYPVVKEQAAAQTDSNLLPGSLSTAR; from the exons ATGCCGGGTCCGCAGGCTGGGAGCAGAGCCCGCGTTTATGCCGACGTGAACAGCCTGAGGAGCCGCGAATACTGGGACTACGAGGCGCACGTCCCAAACTGGGG gaaccaggaggattaccagctGGTGAGGAAGCTTGGTCGTGGCAAGTACAGTGAGGTGTTTGAAGCGATAAACATCACCAATAATGAGAGGGTGGTGGTGAAAATCCTGAAG CCtgtgaaaaagaagaaaataaagagAGAGGTAAAAATCTTGGAGAACCTCCGTGGGGGCACCAACATTATCCGACTGCTGGACACCATAAAAGATCCTGTG TCCAAGACTCCAGCTCTGGTGTTTGAATACATTAATAATACAGACTTCAAG CAGCTGTACCAGATCCTGACAGATTATGATATCCGTTATTACATGTATGAGCTGCTAAAG GCTCTGGATTACTGCCACAGTCAGGGTGTGATGCACCGAGATGTGAAGCCACACAACGTCATGATCGATCACCAGCAGAAGAAG CTTCGGCTTATAGACTGGGGATTGGCTGAGTTTTATCACCCAGCACAGGAATATAATGTGCGCGTCGCTTCTCGATATTTCAAGGGTCCGGAGCTATTGGTCGATTATCAG ATGTATGACTACAGCCTTGACATGTGGAGCCTTGGGTGTATGCTGGCCAGTATGATCTTCCGTAAGGAACCATTTTTCCACGGTCAGGACAATTATGACCAG CTGGTGCGAATTGCCAAGGTTTTGGGCACTGATGACCTCTATGGATACCTGAAGAAATACCACATAGAGCTGGATCCTCACTTTAATGACATCCTGGGACA ACATTCTCGGAAGCGTTGGGAGAATTTCCTGCATAGTGAGAACAGGCATCTGGTGAGTGCAGAGGCTCTGGACATGCTGGACAAGTTATTGCGCTATGACCATCAACAGAGACTGACTGCACGTGAGGCCATGGAGCATCCCTACTTCT ATCCGGTGGTGAAGGAGCAGGCAGCAGCTCAGACAGATAGTAACCTGCTCCCTGGCAGCCTCTCCACAGCACGATGA